GTCGACGGAGTCGATGTCCGAGCGCTCGCCGTCGACGTAGACGCTGGCCTGCAGGTCACCCACGGAGCCTCCCGACTCTCAGTTCGCCTGCGGCTCCGGTGCGGCAGCGCCCTGGTGGGCGACCGCGGACGGCTTGTCCTTGCGCAGCACCGCCCAGGCCACGCCGGCCACGGCGAGGACGCCGAGGGCGATGACCAGGGCGGGGGAGCGCTGCCACAGCCTCTCGACGGCCACCAGCGAGAGGAATCCGGCGGAGCCGTAGATGAACGCCCAGATGATGCAGCCGACGGTGACCGCCGGGAGGTAGCGACGCAGGGGCATCTTCGTGACGCCTGCCGCCAGGTTGATCATGGTCTGGATCCCGATGGTCATGAACGACACCGTGATCGCGGGCGCACCCCAGCGGTTCAACCAGCGGGTGGCCGTGACGTAGTGGCGGCCCTCCAACAGGCGCGCCGCCTTCCGTGAGCGGCTGAGGCCCGCCGTGATGCTCCTGCCCAGCCAGTAGGTGCCGTTTGCCCTGGCCATCACGATGCAGAACATGGCAAAGATGATGATGGGGTAGGGCGCATCCCAGGTGGTGGGGTTCACGAAGCCTCTTCCGGGTCGGACACAGTCACGGTGGATTCTACAAGCCGAAATACGAAAAGGCTGCATCGTGTTTATGCGGCGGACGGCCCTAGACTCGCCCCGTGATCCTCCATCTCGCGCGCCACGGGCAGTCCAGTTGGAACCTGGAACGCCGCCTGCAGGGTCAGACGCCAGACATCCCGTTGACGGTGACCGGCCACGCACAGGCGCGTGACATGGCCGACCGACTGGCCGCCCACGGCGTGACTGCGGTGTGGAGCAGCGACCTGCTGCGTGCCCGGCAGACGGCGGAACGGATCGCCGACGCCCACGGGCTCGCGGTCGTCACGGACGAGCGGCTGCGCGACGTGGCGCTCGGAAGCCTGGAGGGCCGCTCCTACGACGCCCTCGTGGCGGAGGAGACCCCGGGCGACGCCCATGTCTCGGAGGTCCGCTGGGACGGCGCCCCTGACCCGGCGGGCCTCAGCCCACCACCAGCGTCGCGAGCAGGATCACCGGAACGCTGAAGACCGTCGACCACAGCGTCGTCGCCTGCACCAGCGGGGTGGCCACCTGGTACCGCAGGGAGTGCACGAACACGATCTGGGCGGTGGGCAGGGCCGCCAGGATCACCGCGGCGCGCAGCGGCAGCCCGTCGAGGCCGAGCGCGAGGCCGAGCCCCCACGCCACGGCAGGGACGAGCAGCGACTTCGTCGCGATGGCGGCGAGCGTCTCCCTGGGCAGGCGGTGGAGGGGCGGCATCCGGTTGTCGAAGAGCGACATGCCGAAGGCCAGCAGCATCGCCGGGATCGCCAGGGCGCCGATCGTCTCGATGGGCGCCCAGAGCAGCGACGGCGGCCGCCACCCGGTCAGGTTGAGCAGCAGTCCCGCGGCGCCGGCCAGCACCAGCGGGTGGGTGGCGAAACTGGCCACCACCGAGCGTCCCCGGCCGGACGGCGACGACTCGAGCACCGCGACCGCGCTCGGCTGCAGGATGAGCACCTGCAGGAGCATGGCGGGCGCCGCCCACGCCGGGTCGCCCAGCGCGAACGCGGCGACGGGGATGCCGAGGTTGCCCGCGTTGACGTAGCTCGTGGCGAGATAGCCGACGGCCGCCTCGGCCCGGCTCGCTCCCAGAAGCCGGCGCTGGAGCGTGGCGAAGGCGAGCCCGCAGAGGATGCAGGCCACGCCGAAGGCCGCCACGTGGGGCCCGATGAGCAGGTCGAGGTCGGCGTCGGCGACCGCGATGAGGACGAGCGCCGGTTGGCCCGCGAAGAAGGCGACGTCGCCGAGGGCCTTCTGCGCGGCCCGGTCGGCCACACGGGTGCGGGCCAGCAGCCAGCCGACCCCGATGACGATGGCGAGCGTCGTGAACCCCTGCAGCGCCGCGACCATGGCGGCACTCTAGTGCGCCCCCGCGTGCCCGCACCGAAGGGGGACGCCGGTGACCCTGTCTACTCAACCTGTACTAGGTTGCGTAGGGGAGGTGGAAGCGTGAACGACTACGAGGACTTCGATTTCGACGACACCCAGCGCGAGGCCTGGGAAGACTTTGCCGGGCGCCTCGACGAGGTGCTGTCGGTGATGGATGCGACGGCGGACCTGAGCATCTCGGTGGCCACGACCACCGACTGCGCAGGACCGCAGCCGGGGATCCTGTTCACCGTGCTCGACGACGCGGTCATCAGCGCGTATGTGACGGGCTCCGACGAGGGCAGGCCGACGGCGCAGGAGGCCAGGGGCCTCGCTGAGTTCGGGTGGACCCCGCCGACGGACGAGGAACCCCGCTTCCACACCGCCGTCGCGCAGGAGGCGTCCGCGGACCTTGCCCATCTGGCCAGCGACACGCTGGCCGGCGTGTTCAGCGTCCTGCATCCGATCTTCCTGGAGCCGGACCAGCTGGCCGAGATCCTCAAGGGGGAGACCGACTGGACCCCGCTCAAGCCGAAGAAGCTCAAGCGCTCCGAGGCGTCGATCCAGCCCGCCAACCGGCAGGACCTCGACAACCTCGTGGCGGCCGAGCTGCAGCGGTCGTTCGGTCACCCGCCGCTGCGCAACGAGCAGGGCGACGTCGCCATCCGCGTCGGGTCGGCGATCCTGTTCCTGCGATCCAGCGAGGACGCCTCCGAACTCATCCTGTTCTCCCCGCTGGTACACGACGTGAACGGCCGCAGCCGCGCCTGCGAGGTCCTCAACGACCTCAACGTCGAATCCCGCTACGGACGGTTCGCGCTGCACCGCGACCGGGTCTACGTGCAGGTGTCGGTGCCGGCCCGCCCGTTCGTCCCCGCCCACCTGAACCAGGCGCTGCGGGCCGTCAGCCAGATCGCCGACGGCATCGACGAGGAACTCGCCGTCAAGCTCGGCGGCCGCACCACCTTCCAGAACACCTGAGTCGCGGCCGACGGTCGGGGCGCCCGGGCGCTAGGGTTGGGCCATGACGAGGGAACACCAGCCCGTGACCTACTTCTCGCGGCTCGACGCCGACGAGTGCTGGGCGCTGCTGGCCGACGCAGAGATCGGCCGGATCGCGTGGCTGGGCGACGACGGGATATCCATCCTGCCCATCAACTTCGTCATCGACGACGGAACCGTCGTCTTCAACACCTCGCCGTCGTCGCCGCTCGCGCGGCTCGTCGAGCCGACCGAGGTGGCCTTCGAGGCCGACGACATCGACAACGAGTCCGCCGTCGGCTGGTCCGTTATCGTCCGGGCATCACAGGCCCGGCGACCGAGCCGGAACGGGCGAGCATCAGCTGGCTCGACGACCGGCCCATCCGCCTGGCCATCACCGCGTCGACCGTCGCCGGTCGCGTCGTGTCCGGGACCAGAGAGAGTTAGGGGAGAGCCCATGTCTGATCGAACCGTCCCACTGATCGTGGTTGGCGTCGACGGAAGCGACGACGGCCTGCGAGCCGTCCGATTCGGGGCCAACACCGCGCTGCGGCACGGAGCCGAGCTCATGCTGGTCAACGCCGTCGACGACACGCTCATGGCCGGCGCCTGGGGCGTCGTCTACGACCCCGAGGTGCTGCAGGCCGCAGGCGTCAGCGCGAACGAGCAGGCCAAGGGACTGGCACTGGAGATCGGCCTGCCCACCGAACGCATCAAGACCGAGGTCGTCATGGGCTCGCCGGGCGGCGTTATGGCCCGACTCAGCGAGGTCGCCGACCTTGTCGTCGTCGGCCGCCGCGCTGCCACCGGGCTCGAGCGCATGTTCGTCGGCTCCACGTCCGTCGCGGTCGTCGCCAACGCGTCCTGCCCCGTCGTGGTCATCTCCGCGGCCGCCCACCCGTCCCCCGTCGGCTCCAAGGGGCTCGTCGGCGTGGGCCTGCAGACCGACCCTGGCTCCGAGAAGACGCTGAAGGCCGGCTTCGAGCAGGCCAAGCGGCTGGGCAGCCGGTTGGAGATCATCCACGCGATCCAGCCGCCCGTCGGCCTCTTCGCCCGCAGGCTCAGCCCGGCGCAGCTCGACGAGCAGGTGCGCTTCGCGCAGGGCGGCATCCAGGCGATCGCCGCCGACCTCGCCCCGGCCTTCCCGGAGGTCGAGTACACCGTCTCGGTGGCCACCGACAGCCCCATCAACGAGCTTGTCAGCCGGAGCGCCAGCTACGACCTGATGGTGCTGGGCGTCGGGGAGTCCTCGATCCCCGGCTTCGGGCTCGGCGGCCTCATGCGCGGGCTCATGGCCCACGCGGAGTGCCCGCTCTACATCACGCGCGGATGACGGCGGAGCCGACACCCCGCATCACCGTTGAGCCGAATCTGCCGATCGCGGCAGAGGCGGAGCGGATCGCAGCGCTGATCCGCGACAACCAGGTCGTGATCGTGGCCGGCGAGACCGGTTCGGGCAAGACCACGCAGCTGCCGAAGATCTGCATGCTCGCCGGACGGGAGCGGATCGCCCACACGCAGCCGCGGCGCATCGCCGCCAGGACGGTGGCGCAGCGCATCGCCGTCGAATGCGGCGTCGAGCTCGGCCAGTTCGTCGGCTACCAGGTGCGCTTCACCAGGAAGGTGACGGCGCAGACGCGGATCAAGCTCATGACCGACGGCATCCTGCTGTCCGAGCTGACCCACGACCGGACCCTCAGCCGCTACGACACGATCATCATCGACGAGGCCCATGAGCGCAGCCTCAACATCGACTTCCTCCTCGGCTACCTCAAGCAGTTGCTGCCGAAACGGCCGGACCTGCGCCTCATCGTCACCTCGGCGACCATCGACACGGCGCGGTTCTCCGAGCACTTCGGTGACGCGCCCATCGTCGAGGTGTCCGGCCGCACCTTCCCCGTCGAGGTCAGGTACCGGCCCCCGGCGGAGGGGGAGGACCAGATCGACGGCATCACCGCGGCCATCGAGGAGATCGTCACCGAGTCGTCGACCGGCGACGTGCTCGTCTTCCTCAGCGGCGAGCGGGAGATCCGCGACGCCGCGGACGCCATCGAGGCCCTGGACGTGGACCTGGAGGTCCTGCCGCTGTTCGCCCGGTTGTCGGCCTCTGATCAGCAGCGTGTCTTCGCGCCCGGGCCGCGACGCCGGGTCGTGCTCGCCACGAACGTCGCGGAGACGTCGATCACCGTCCCGCGGATCCGCTACGTGGTGGACACCGGGCTGGCGCGCATCTCCCGCTACTCGGCCCGCACCAAGGTGCAGCGACTGCCGATCGAGCCGGTGTCGCAGGCCTCGGCCAACCAGCGCTCCGGCCGCTGCGGCCGCATCGGGCCCGGCATCGCCATCCGCCTGTACGACGAGGACGACTTCGCCGCCCGCCCCGCCTACTCCGAGCCGGAGATCCTGCGCACCAACCTGGCGACGGTCATCCTGCTCATGGCGCAGGCCGGACTCGGCGACGTGGAGTCGTTCCCGTTCGTCGAGGCGCCGGTCATCTCGCAGATCAACGACGGCGTCCGCGTGCTCAGCGAGCTGGGCGCCATCCACCCGCGGCAGCGCCACGGGCAGGTGCGGCTCACGCGGATCGGCAGGATGCTGGCCCGGATGCCCGTCGACCCGCGGCTGGGGCGGATGCTCATCGAGGGACACCGCCGCAGCACTCTGGCGACCGTGCTGGTGCTCGTCGCAGGCCTGACCGTCCCCGACGTCCGCGAACGGCCCAGCGAGTTCCAGGCCCAGGCCGACCAGCTGCACCGCCGCTTCTGGGGCGGCACCCCCGCCGAGGGGACGCCGGAGCCCGCCGCTGGTTCCGCGCCACTGCGTCACACCGTCCACACCGGCACCCGCAAGGACCCGGCCGCGTCGAAGGCGTCGCTGGAGGGCGGCGACTTCGAGGTGCTGCTCAATGTGTGGACCTACCTGCGGGAGCAGCGGCGGGCGCTCTCGGGCAGCGCGTTCCGGCGGCTGTGCCGGGCCGAATATCTCAACTTCGTGCGCTTCCGCGAGTGGGAGGACCTCGTCAGCCAGCTGCGCGAGGTGGCGAAGGAGCTCGATCTCGACGTGGGCGGCCGCGGCCCCATGGCCGACGTGCTGACGAGCCTGCTCAGCGGCCTGCTGTCGAACGTCGGGCTGGCCGAGCCGGAGAAGGCCAAGCCGCAGGCCCGCGGCGGCAGGCGTCCGCTGACCGAGTACCAGGGTGCCCGTGGCGCCAGGTTCGCGATCCAGCCCGGTTCCGCCC
The DNA window shown above is from Tessaracoccus defluvii and carries:
- a CDS encoding DedA family protein, which translates into the protein MNPTTWDAPYPIIIFAMFCIVMARANGTYWLGRSITAGLSRSRKAARLLEGRHYVTATRWLNRWGAPAITVSFMTIGIQTMINLAAGVTKMPLRRYLPAVTVGCIIWAFIYGSAGFLSLVAVERLWQRSPALVIALGVLAVAGVAWAVLRKDKPSAVAHQGAAAPEPQAN
- a CDS encoding histidine phosphatase family protein; this encodes MILHLARHGQSSWNLERRLQGQTPDIPLTVTGHAQARDMADRLAAHGVTAVWSSDLLRARQTAERIADAHGLAVVTDERLRDVALGSLEGRSYDALVAEETPGDAHVSEVRWDGAPDPAGLSPPPASRAGSPER
- a CDS encoding AEC family transporter, which produces MVAALQGFTTLAIVIGVGWLLARTRVADRAAQKALGDVAFFAGQPALVLIAVADADLDLLIGPHVAAFGVACILCGLAFATLQRRLLGASRAEAAVGYLATSYVNAGNLGIPVAAFALGDPAWAAPAMLLQVLILQPSAVAVLESSPSGRGRSVVASFATHPLVLAGAAGLLLNLTGWRPPSLLWAPIETIGALAIPAMLLAFGMSLFDNRMPPLHRLPRETLAAIATKSLLVPAVAWGLGLALGLDGLPLRAAVILAALPTAQIVFVHSLRYQVATPLVQATTLWSTVFSVPVILLATLVVG
- a CDS encoding T3SS (YopN, CesT) and YbjN peptide-binding chaperone 1 translates to MNDYEDFDFDDTQREAWEDFAGRLDEVLSVMDATADLSISVATTTDCAGPQPGILFTVLDDAVISAYVTGSDEGRPTAQEARGLAEFGWTPPTDEEPRFHTAVAQEASADLAHLASDTLAGVFSVLHPIFLEPDQLAEILKGETDWTPLKPKKLKRSEASIQPANRQDLDNLVAAELQRSFGHPPLRNEQGDVAIRVGSAILFLRSSEDASELILFSPLVHDVNGRSRACEVLNDLNVESRYGRFALHRDRVYVQVSVPARPFVPAHLNQALRAVSQIADGIDEELAVKLGGRTTFQNT
- a CDS encoding universal stress protein, with protein sequence MTREHQPVTYFSRLDADECWALLADAEIGRIAWLGDDGISILPINFVIDDGTVVFNTSPSSPLARLVEPTEVAFEADDIDNESAVGWSVIVRASQARRPSRNGRASAGSTTGPSAWPSPRRPSPVASCPGPERVRGEPMSDRTVPLIVVGVDGSDDGLRAVRFGANTALRHGAELMLVNAVDDTLMAGAWGVVYDPEVLQAAGVSANEQAKGLALEIGLPTERIKTEVVMGSPGGVMARLSEVADLVVVGRRAATGLERMFVGSTSVAVVANASCPVVVISAAAHPSPVGSKGLVGVGLQTDPGSEKTLKAGFEQAKRLGSRLEIIHAIQPPVGLFARRLSPAQLDEQVRFAQGGIQAIAADLAPAFPEVEYTVSVATDSPINELVSRSASYDLMVLGVGESSIPGFGLGGLMRGLMAHAECPLYITRG